From the Methanobacterium sp. BAmetb5 genome, the window ACCAAAGAAAGCATCTTAAAAGCAGCACAGGGAGACTACGATGAGAGCAAATCATTTAAAGAAAATGTTAAATCCCTGTGGCTTAACTTTGTGAATTTTGGTATTGAAGACCCTTACAAATTCAATTTTATAATGACCTTCCACTGTTCCCCCTACATAACATCATTCACCAAGGGGAGAATCGAGGAGAAGTTCGTGGACCTCCTGGAAGTCTATAAAAAAGGATTGGAAGAGGATGAAATCAAACAGATATATGATGAGCTATTGATGGACTATTTTTGGGGTAACGTACTTAATACCATAACCCATTTTGAGAAAAATCCTGAAAAAATGAATGAAAATAATGTTGAACTGGCATTTGAACTGTTCTGGGATGGAATATCTAAGTAGTATTTTTTTGGCAAAGACTTAGACTGACAGGTCAATCTAATAAGGTGTTAAAATGCAGTACCGGAAAATTGAAAAAAACGGCGAGGAAATATCAGCACTGGGATACGGTGCCATGAGATTACCCACTAAAAATGGTAGAATTGACAAAGAAGAGGCTAAAAAACAGATATATTACGCAATAGACCAGGGAGTGAATATTATTGATACCGCATTCCCTTACCATGGCGGGGCCAGTGAATCATTTATAGGAGAGATTCTCACTGATGGATACCGGGAAAAAGTTAAAATAATGACAAAAATGCCTTCCTGGTCTGTTAAAAAATACGAAGACATGGAAAGATATCTGGAAATACAGCTTGAAAAGCTACAAACAGATTGTATAGACTATTACTTGGTCCACACCCTTACCAAGAAGAGCTTCCAGAAACTGAAAGAACTGGGAGTCTTCCAATTTTTAGAAGATGCCCAGGATAAGGGCCAGATAAAAAACATCGGTTTTTCCTCCCATGGTAACTTAGAAATTTTCAAAGAAATTGTAGATTCCTACCAGTGGGATGTCTGCCTAATTCAATACAACTACATGGATGAAAAGAACCAGGCCGGAACTGAAGGACTTGAATACGCTTACTCAAAAGGAATAAGCGTTTTCATTATGGAACCTTTAAAAGGGGGACTTTTAGCAGGCCAGGTCCCAGATAAGGCACTTGAAATATGGGAAGAGTCTGAAACTGAAAGAAGCCCTGCAGACTGGGCACTGCGATGGGTATTAAACCACCCTGAAGTTACCTGTGTGTTTTCTGGAATGAACCACGAAGACCAGATCAAGGAAAACCTGAAAGTTGCCGGGGAAGTTTCACCTAACTCCCTGACTGAAGAGGAGTTAAGGCGTTACGATCGGGTTAAAGAGGTCTACCGGAACCTCATGAAGATTGATTGCACTGGATGTGGTTACTGTATGCCCTGTCCCCGGGGAGTGGACATACCTCGCTGTTTTAACTATTACAACCACCAGTACATGTTCGATGAAAGCCAATCCTTCATTTATCTTGGACAGTTAGGAGGAGTTCTATCCGGCCAGGAAGCCTATGCTGGACTCTGCACCGAATGCGGGAAATGTGTAAGGGCTTGTCCTCAAAAACTGGAAATACCAGAATTATTAGGTACTGTTTCCCAGGAACTGGAAGGAAGAGGTTTTAAATATAAAATAAAAATTGGTAAAAGCATTATCCTGCCTCTTTTTGATGGATTTATTTCATTTAGCTCCAGATTTTCCAGAACGGATAAGACCAGAAAATCAAGCTAAGAACTAAAAAAGACAAGATTGAATTACCTTTTTTTAACCATACTCTCCACTTTTTTTAATAATTAAATTTTTCCGTGGGCAAAAAAGGGCCTATGTACTGGATTAATTTTTATACTTTAGGTTGAAAAAAAATAATCATCACTTTAAATATAATATGAAAACCTAGCAATGGTTAAAAAACTTTATTTGGCTGTTATTTTATCAGTAGCAATTATAATTTCCTTATCAGCAGGGTTTATGCTTCAAAGTCACAGCGAAGTTCAAAAACCAGCTCCAGATAGTTCAAATATAACTATATTTCTAACTGGCGATGTTATGTTTTATTTTGCAGCTGATTCACTTCTGGATGAGGGTGTAGATGTTTTTGGTTTCAATAGTCCTTTTAAGGCATCGGATCTGGTGGTTATATTGAAAATGATGAATGACCATTAAATCAAAAAAAAGTGTGATTAATTATTCCTTGTGAAAATCAAGGGCATTTAAAACAAATCTGGAGTAAGCTGCCGCAGGACCCCCTCCCATTTCAATGGCCACGTCAATGGTTTCGTATACTTCTTCGTCTGTAGCCCCGGCCAGGTGAGCCTGTTGGACATGCCACTCCATACACGGTTCGCATTTGGTTACAATAGATATGGCCAGAGCCATGAGTTCTTAATGTTTCTTTGAGATATTACCCTCGCTAAATGCTTTTTTTGCAGTTCCAGGAAAGTATTATAAGTTGCACAGTTTTTTGAAAACCGGGAATTGAGATTTTTACGATCATTGATACTTTGAGTAATTTTACCTTCCACAAATTCTACCATTTATTATCCTCCCTCTTCTTATTTAATCCTCATTAAATAAATAAAAATATTATTAAATCTTATATTTATTCATAGTAGTGGACACCACAATAACAGGAAAGGAGATTGCTGATAAGTGGGGCTATGATGTGGCTAAAAAGCAGAGCATTGAGATTGAATATGACTGGAAGGAAAACCCTAGTTGGGATCCCTTTTCAAGTGTATACACCGATTAAAATTTCTTAACAACAATAGGAAGGAATTTTTATGAATGAAATCATTTTTAAAGATGGAATTGAGGAAATGGATTTTGAAAAAGTAACTGAAATGCTGAGCGATGCTGATTGGAGTCCTGGTATTAAAATGGATGAGGTAAAAAAAGGAGCGTATAATTCTTCTCTGGTTGTGGGTGCCTTTCTGGATAAATCTCAAATTGGTTACGCCCGGGTTGTTTCTGATAAAACAAGATTTGCCTACATTCTGGATGTTTACATTCATCAAAACTATCGCCGAAAAGGTATTGGACAACAAATTTTAAGATACATCCTCGCCCATGAAGAGCTGAAAGATGTTTATCAATGGATGCTAATTACCGACGATGCCCATGGTCTTTATGGTAAATTTGGTTTTAAACCTGTTTCCCGCCCATTAGACTTGATGGAAATTAGAAAAGAAAGACCAGAACGAAAATAATAAAGTGTCAGCCCTACTTTAAGATATGCTGGACGTATTCGAAAATAGAACCATCAGGATGTTGAACTGTCATGTTAACTCCAGTGGGGACTTTTTGAGGGCCTCGAATAATTCTTGATCCGTTTTCTTCCAGGAAAGAATGGTATTCCTCCACAGAATCCACCAGAAATGTGGCTTGTGTCCTCTTAAAAGGTTTTAAGGCCTGTTCCAAACCGGCAATGATCAGGATATCATCAATCTGTGCTAGTTCCAAGCCCACTTCCGGCAGGGGAATCCTCATTTCAACCTTCA encodes:
- a CDS encoding aldo/keto reductase, whose translation is MQYRKIEKNGEEISALGYGAMRLPTKNGRIDKEEAKKQIYYAIDQGVNIIDTAFPYHGGASESFIGEILTDGYREKVKIMTKMPSWSVKKYEDMERYLEIQLEKLQTDCIDYYLVHTLTKKSFQKLKELGVFQFLEDAQDKGQIKNIGFSSHGNLEIFKEIVDSYQWDVCLIQYNYMDEKNQAGTEGLEYAYSKGISVFIMEPLKGGLLAGQVPDKALEIWEESETERSPADWALRWVLNHPEVTCVFSGMNHEDQIKENLKVAGEVSPNSLTEEELRRYDRVKEVYRNLMKIDCTGCGYCMPCPRGVDIPRCFNYYNHQYMFDESQSFIYLGQLGGVLSGQEAYAGLCTECGKCVRACPQKLEIPELLGTVSQELEGRGFKYKIKIGKSIILPLFDGFISFSSRFSRTDKTRKSS
- a CDS encoding GNAT family N-acetyltransferase, with the translated sequence MNEIIFKDGIEEMDFEKVTEMLSDADWSPGIKMDEVKKGAYNSSLVVGAFLDKSQIGYARVVSDKTRFAYILDVYIHQNYRRKGIGQQILRYILAHEELKDVYQWMLITDDAHGLYGKFGFKPVSRPLDLMEIRKERPERK
- a CDS encoding carboxymuconolactone decarboxylase family protein, which gives rise to MALAISIVTKCEPCMEWHVQQAHLAGATDEEVYETIDVAIEMGGGPAAAYSRFVLNALDFHKE
- a CDS encoding VOC family protein translates to MKVLKTLSRVYVGDLEEHLDFYEKLLGMKVEMRIPLPEVGLELAQIDDILIIAGLEQALKPFKRTQATFLVDSVEEYHSFLEENGSRIIRGPQKVPTGVNMTVQHPDGSIFEYVQHILK
- a CDS encoding TetR/AcrR family transcriptional regulator; translated protein: MKEKEQKILDTSLPLFVEKGFHGTSTAEIAKTAGVATGTLFHYFKTKEDLIDRLYIYTKESILKAAQGDYDESKSFKENVKSLWLNFVNFGIEDPYKFNFIMTFHCSPYITSFTKGRIEEKFVDLLEVYKKGLEEDEIKQIYDELLMDYFWGNVLNTITHFEKNPEKMNENNVELAFELFWDGISK